The Rhodocytophaga rosea genome has a segment encoding these proteins:
- a CDS encoding porin family protein — MKKLYILIALFVGISSTGFCFTDPVIASEKDSIIVLFGKKTRIVVHSEDRQELQKLKNFDFNALFDQVLAVSEKSQSNTASKDTSFVMNGDSVIVRGSDVLVKDNDKSISFTIRIGKDKDEDTEEDELELSENDSTIVTIRSKRSSSDSNYRRFRERRENRERHHKRTEGEFRLDLGLNNYLENGQIPDQSNQPYELRPLGSRYGALSYIYKTRIGNQKSPFYLTHGIEFSANNFMFDGNSRIRKGVDGVTFEDTGIDLRRNKLTVWYLSIPVMPMLDFKRARLGSFRFGFGGYVGYRIHSYSKIMYFDGGDREKDHEKSNFYLNNIRYGLQTQISLFGVNFFAKYDLNPLFSTGKGPSPSVGPSHELHALSFGIRL, encoded by the coding sequence ATGAAAAAATTATATATCCTTATCGCCCTGTTTGTGGGCATAAGCAGTACAGGTTTTTGCTTCACCGATCCTGTGATTGCTTCCGAAAAAGATTCTATTATTGTATTGTTTGGCAAAAAAACCCGGATTGTGGTTCATTCCGAAGACAGACAGGAGCTACAAAAGCTGAAAAATTTTGATTTCAATGCCTTATTTGACCAAGTGCTTGCCGTCTCAGAAAAGTCACAAAGCAATACGGCCTCCAAGGATACCAGTTTTGTAATGAATGGCGACAGTGTAATAGTACGGGGAAGTGATGTACTGGTGAAAGATAATGATAAATCTATCTCATTTACTATCCGGATCGGAAAAGATAAGGACGAAGATACAGAAGAGGATGAACTGGAATTGAGTGAAAATGATTCCACCATTGTGACCATCCGGTCAAAACGGTCTTCGTCTGATTCCAATTACAGAAGGTTCAGAGAACGCCGGGAAAACCGGGAACGCCATCATAAAAGAACGGAAGGTGAATTCAGACTAGATCTGGGTTTAAATAATTACCTGGAAAATGGCCAGATTCCAGATCAGTCGAACCAGCCCTATGAATTACGGCCTTTAGGTTCGAGGTATGGCGCTTTAAGCTATATTTATAAAACCAGAATTGGGAATCAGAAAAGCCCATTCTATCTGACTCATGGGATTGAGTTTTCAGCCAATAACTTTATGTTCGATGGAAACTCACGTATCCGCAAGGGAGTTGATGGAGTAACGTTCGAAGATACTGGTATCGACCTGCGAAGAAACAAACTGACAGTATGGTATCTGAGTATTCCGGTAATGCCTATGCTTGATTTCAAACGTGCCCGGTTAGGTTCTTTTAGGTTTGGTTTTGGTGGATATGTGGGATACCGCATCCACAGTTACTCTAAAATCATGTACTTTGACGGCGGAGACCGGGAAAAAGATCATGAAAAAAGCAATTTTTACCTGAATAACATACGCTATGGCCTGCAAACCCAGATTAGTCTCTTCGGAGTTAATTTCTTTGCAAAGTATGATTTAAATCCGCTGTTTTCAACTGGTAAAGGCCCCAGCCCTTCAGTAGGCCCTAGCCATGAATTGCACGCACTCAGCTTTGGGATCAGATTGTAA
- a CDS encoding helix-turn-helix domain-containing protein has protein sequence MKTNSLFIKNMVCDRCIRVVQEEVEKAGLQVKQVVLGEAVIEGEISQAQMNNIQDRLSAHGFEIIDDRKAAIIEKIKNPVVAHIHHNQSGAQLHTNYSDYLSEALHMDYHYLSALFSSMENVTIERYIILQKIERVKELLIYNELTLSEIAWQMGYSSVQHLSSQFRKVTGYTPSAFKQIRENKRKSLDQVGKEEPA, from the coding sequence ATGAAAACAAATAGTCTGTTTATAAAAAATATGGTATGTGACCGCTGCATAAGGGTGGTGCAGGAGGAAGTGGAAAAAGCCGGTTTGCAGGTAAAACAGGTTGTATTGGGAGAAGCGGTTATAGAAGGAGAAATCTCCCAGGCCCAGATGAATAATATACAAGACAGGTTATCTGCACACGGATTTGAGATTATTGATGATAGAAAAGCAGCTATTATTGAAAAGATTAAAAATCCGGTGGTAGCGCATATTCATCACAACCAATCCGGTGCTCAGCTTCATACCAACTATTCCGATTATCTCTCGGAAGCCTTGCACATGGACTATCATTACCTGAGTGCTTTGTTTTCATCCATGGAAAATGTAACGATTGAAAGATATATTATTCTGCAGAAAATTGAACGCGTGAAAGAACTGCTTATTTACAATGAACTTACCTTGAGTGAAATTGCCTGGCAAATGGGATATAGCAGCGTACAACACCTTTCCAGCCAGTTCAGGAAAGTAACTGGATATACACCCAGTGCCTTTAAGCAAATCCGGGAGAATAAACGTAAGTCCTTAGATCAGGTTGGGAAAGAAGAACCGGCATAA